The Panacibacter microcysteis genome includes a window with the following:
- a CDS encoding amino acid permease, whose amino-acid sequence MSLFAKKSLSSLLAQAEDSEKGLKRTLGAGNLVALGIGAIIGAGLFVRTAAAAGQAAGPGVTLSFIVAAIGCAFAGLCYAEFAAMIPIAGSAYAYSYATMGELVAWVIGWALIMEYALGAATVSIAWSEYLNKLLGNRIPYEWCHSPFESFTDSAGILHSGIVNAPALVILLLLTLLLIKGTQESATVNMIIVIIKVSIVLLFIAIGWQYINPANHTPYLIPEGTPPVTDQAGKVIADYSGWNKHGWGGVLGGAAIVFFAFIGFDAVSTAAQEAKNPKRDMPIGILGSLVVCTILYILFGHVLTGVANWKDFVDPEKGREASVAYAISTYMTNYTWLATAVTIAILAGFSSVILVMLMGQSRVFYTMSSDGLIPKVFNELHPKFKTPYKANWILFVFVGLFAAFVPGHVAGDLTSFGTLFAFVVVSAGVWVLRKKEPTIHRPFRAPAVPIVSSLGVLICSAMIVGLDTQTLTVALVWMAIGLVVYFLYSRHHSKLRNPSEIIPHAKDFN is encoded by the coding sequence ATGAGTTTATTTGCAAAAAAGTCTTTATCATCTCTTCTTGCGCAGGCAGAGGATAGCGAGAAAGGTTTAAAGAGAACCCTGGGTGCAGGTAACCTGGTAGCGCTTGGAATTGGTGCTATTATTGGTGCAGGTCTGTTTGTAAGAACAGCCGCTGCTGCCGGCCAGGCTGCAGGGCCAGGTGTTACATTATCTTTTATAGTAGCAGCCATCGGTTGTGCTTTTGCCGGTTTATGTTATGCAGAGTTTGCTGCCATGATTCCTATTGCGGGCAGCGCTTATGCTTACAGCTATGCAACAATGGGCGAACTGGTAGCGTGGGTAATTGGCTGGGCACTCATTATGGAATATGCGTTGGGTGCCGCAACCGTTTCTATTGCATGGAGTGAATACCTCAACAAGCTGCTAGGTAACCGAATACCGTATGAATGGTGCCACTCCCCCTTTGAAAGTTTTACAGATTCTGCCGGCATTTTGCATTCAGGCATCGTAAATGCGCCGGCACTGGTAATCTTGTTATTGCTTACCCTGCTGCTTATAAAAGGCACACAGGAAAGTGCTACGGTAAACATGATCATTGTGATCATTAAAGTATCGATCGTTTTACTCTTTATAGCTATTGGCTGGCAGTATATAAATCCTGCCAACCACACACCTTATCTTATTCCTGAAGGAACACCGCCTGTTACAGACCAGGCTGGTAAAGTAATTGCTGACTACAGCGGCTGGAACAAACATGGATGGGGAGGTGTTTTGGGTGGCGCAGCCATTGTATTCTTTGCCTTCATTGGTTTTGATGCAGTAAGTACTGCTGCCCAGGAAGCAAAAAATCCTAAAAGAGACATGCCAATTGGTATACTTGGCTCCCTGGTTGTATGTACCATTTTATACATTTTATTTGGGCACGTTTTAACGGGCGTGGCAAACTGGAAAGATTTTGTAGATCCTGAAAAGGGACGTGAAGCTTCTGTTGCTTATGCCATTAGCACATACATGACAAATTATACCTGGCTGGCTACTGCTGTAACTATAGCAATTCTTGCGGGCTTCTCGTCTGTAATTCTTGTAATGTTAATGGGACAGAGCCGTGTATTTTATACCATGAGCTCTGACGGACTGATACCAAAAGTTTTTAATGAATTGCACCCGAAATTCAAAACACCTTATAAAGCAAACTGGATATTGTTTGTATTTGTTGGTTTGTTTGCAGCTTTTGTACCCGGCCATGTTGCGGGTGATCTTACATCTTTCGGAACATTATTCGCTTTTGTAGTGGTAAGTGCGGGTGTATGGGTATTGCGTAAAAAAGAACCAACCATTCACAGGCCATTCAGGGCACCTGCAGTACCAATTGTTTCGTCTCTTGGTGTGCTTATCTGCTCGGCGATGATTGTAGGCCTGGATACACAAACGCTTACAGTTGCATTGGTTTGGATGGCTATAGGACTGGTGGTTTATTTTCTATACAGCCGCCACCACAGTAAACTGAGAAACCCCTCAGAGATTATACCACACGCAAAAGATTTCAATTAA
- a CDS encoding YebC/PmpR family DNA-binding transcriptional regulator has translation MGRIFEVRKATMFARWDRMAKQFTRIGKEIAIAVKAGGPDPNTNPALRRCFQNAKSVNMPKDRVEAAIKRASGKEMDNYEEILYEGYGPHGVAILVETATDNHVRTVANVKSHFNKGNGALGNSGSVSFQFKKMGVFKLKPEGLNIEELEFELIDFGLEEMGESADDEGNNIVVLRCAFTDFGRLQKALEDKGITPLSSELEWIPSTTVPVTDAQAEDVSKLIERLEQDDDVSKVFHNMG, from the coding sequence ATGGGAAGAATTTTTGAAGTTCGTAAAGCCACCATGTTTGCCCGCTGGGACAGGATGGCAAAACAGTTTACCCGCATAGGAAAAGAAATTGCCATTGCCGTAAAAGCCGGCGGACCAGACCCCAACACAAACCCTGCTTTGCGCCGCTGCTTCCAGAATGCGAAGAGTGTAAACATGCCGAAAGACCGCGTGGAAGCAGCTATAAAACGTGCATCGGGCAAGGAAATGGATAACTACGAGGAGATACTTTATGAAGGTTACGGACCACATGGCGTAGCAATACTGGTAGAAACCGCCACCGATAACCATGTACGGACGGTGGCCAATGTGAAAAGCCACTTCAACAAAGGCAACGGCGCACTTGGAAACAGTGGCAGCGTAAGCTTTCAGTTTAAAAAAATGGGTGTTTTTAAACTGAAGCCTGAAGGACTGAACATTGAAGAACTCGAATTTGAGCTGATAGACTTTGGACTGGAAGAAATGGGTGAAAGCGCCGATGATGAAGGTAATAACATTGTTGTATTACGGTGTGCTTTTACAGACTTTGGCAGGCTGCAGAAAGCCCTCGAAGACAAAGGCATTACGCCGCTGAGCTCGGAGCTGGAATGGATTCCTTCTACAACAGTGCCGGTTACCGACGCACAGGCAGAAGACGTAAGTAAACTGATAGAAAGACTGGAGCAGGATGATGACGTAAGTAAGGTGTTTCATAATATGGGATAA